The Xanthomonas sp. CFBP 8443 genome has a window encoding:
- the hemL gene encoding glutamate-1-semialdehyde 2,1-aminomutase → MNHSRSHALFSQAQSLIPGGVNSPVRAFKSVGGEPFFVQRADGPYLYDVDGNRYIDYVGSWGPMIAGHNHPAVREAVQRAIGDGLSFGAPCAAEVTMAETITRLVPSCEMVRMVNSGTEATLSAVRLARGATGRSRIVKFEGCYHGHGDSFLVKAGSGMLTLGVPTSPGVPAGLSELTATLSYNDVEGATALFDEIGGEIAAVIIEPVVGNANCIPPRAGYLQHLRDLCTRHGALLIFDEVMTGFRVALGGAQAHYGVVPDLTTFGKIIGGGMPVGAYGGRADLMRQIAPSGPIYQAGTLSGNPVAMAAGLAMLELVQAPGFHQRLDAATAALCAGLEQAAAAAGVAVTTNQVGAMFGLFFTTEKVETYAQATACDTAAFNRFFHAMLARGVFLAPSAYEAGFLSSAHDEAVIEATLAAAREAFAVAASG, encoded by the coding sequence ATGAACCATTCCCGCTCGCACGCCCTCTTCAGCCAGGCGCAGTCGCTGATCCCCGGCGGCGTCAATTCGCCGGTCCGCGCCTTCAAGTCGGTGGGCGGCGAACCGTTCTTCGTGCAGCGCGCCGACGGCCCCTACCTGTACGACGTGGACGGCAACCGCTACATCGACTACGTCGGCTCGTGGGGCCCGATGATCGCCGGGCACAACCACCCGGCGGTGCGCGAGGCGGTGCAGCGCGCGATCGGCGACGGCCTGTCGTTCGGCGCGCCCTGCGCGGCCGAGGTGACGATGGCCGAAACCATCACCCGGCTGGTGCCCTCGTGCGAAATGGTGCGCATGGTCAACTCCGGCACCGAGGCCACGCTGTCGGCCGTGCGCTTGGCGCGCGGCGCCACCGGGCGCAGCCGCATCGTCAAGTTCGAGGGCTGCTACCACGGCCACGGCGACTCGTTCCTGGTCAAGGCCGGCAGCGGCATGCTGACCCTGGGCGTGCCGACCTCGCCGGGCGTACCGGCGGGCCTGAGCGAACTCACCGCCACGCTGAGCTACAACGACGTCGAGGGCGCCACCGCGCTGTTCGACGAGATCGGCGGCGAGATCGCCGCAGTGATCATCGAGCCGGTGGTCGGCAACGCCAACTGCATCCCGCCGCGCGCAGGCTACCTGCAGCACCTGCGCGACCTGTGCACGCGCCACGGTGCGCTGCTGATCTTCGACGAGGTGATGACCGGTTTCCGGGTGGCGCTGGGCGGCGCGCAGGCGCACTACGGCGTGGTCCCGGACCTGACCACCTTCGGCAAGATCATCGGCGGCGGCATGCCGGTCGGCGCCTACGGCGGCCGCGCCGACCTGATGCGGCAGATCGCCCCTTCCGGGCCGATCTACCAGGCCGGCACGCTCAGCGGCAACCCGGTGGCGATGGCCGCCGGCCTGGCGATGCTGGAACTGGTGCAGGCGCCGGGCTTCCACCAGCGCCTGGACGCGGCCACCGCCGCGCTGTGCGCCGGGCTGGAGCAGGCCGCCGCGGCCGCCGGCGTGGCGGTCACCACCAACCAGGTCGGGGCGATGTTCGGCCTGTTCTTCACGACCGAGAAGGTGGAGACCTACGCCCAGGCCACCGCCTGCGACACCGCCGCATTCAACCGCTTCTTCCACGCCATGCTCGCGCGCGGCGTGTTCCTGGCGCCGTCGGCGTACGAGGCCGGCTTCCTGTCCAGCGCCCACGACGAGGCCGTGATCGAAGCGACGTTGGCCGCGGCGCGCGAGGCATTCGCCGTGGCCGCCTCCGGCTGA